One genomic region from Rhizomicrobium palustre encodes:
- a CDS encoding alpha-L-arabinofuranosidase C-terminal domain-containing protein codes for MTRTITIHADKPGAAISHEMWGLFFEDINFGADGGLYAELVKNRCFSFPKPMTGWEKISPSKARGECSVMNHEPFSAVHPHFLRLTSQGGDVFGVANEGFRGIGVKAGEAYDLTLRLRCTSGTPALRVALYGENGLLLEQIKLEKLPSAWEERKAVLRPTATDAKSKLYILVDGVGTIDIDLVSLFPQNTWKGRPGGLRADMVQALADIKPGFLRFPGGCIVEGSELDKRYPWKATIAPVLERPLLINRWNYEFLHRPAPDYYQSFGLGFYEYFLLCEDIGAAPLPIINCGMACQFNSGELAPMNEIDRYVQDALDLVEFANGPVETEWGGKRAAMGHPAPFNLTMMGIGNEQWGPQYIERLTVFLKAFRAKYPKIRLIASTGPEPADERFKYLWPKLSALGVDIVDEHCYARPPWFFENAHRFDNYDRKGPKVLFGEYAAQSEKPVSPNNVNDLECALAEAAFMTGLERNADVVAMAAYAPLFAHREAWQWSPDLIWVDNLSLVRTPNYYVQQLFSTNRGDVVLPTKLSDAGDGRVFASAVRETKSGDVIVKIVHPGETVEFTTIALNGASAVLASTIVLSGENLAVHNSFEEPNAVVPRHAAVTASGNSVDVRLEPRSMTVLRIKTA; via the coding sequence ATGACAAGAACCATCACCATCCATGCGGACAAGCCCGGCGCCGCGATTAGCCACGAAATGTGGGGGCTGTTCTTCGAAGATATCAATTTCGGTGCTGACGGCGGGCTCTATGCAGAACTCGTCAAGAACCGCTGCTTCTCTTTTCCAAAACCGATGACCGGTTGGGAGAAAATTTCGCCCAGCAAGGCGCGCGGCGAATGTTCGGTTATGAACCACGAGCCCTTCTCGGCAGTGCATCCCCATTTTCTGCGCCTCACCTCGCAAGGGGGCGATGTTTTCGGCGTTGCCAATGAAGGCTTTCGCGGCATCGGCGTGAAGGCTGGCGAGGCCTATGACCTCACCCTGCGTTTGCGCTGCACCTCCGGAACGCCGGCCTTGCGGGTTGCGCTCTATGGCGAGAACGGCTTGTTGTTGGAACAGATTAAGCTGGAAAAGCTGCCGTCGGCGTGGGAAGAGCGCAAAGCCGTTCTTCGTCCCACAGCAACCGATGCAAAGTCGAAGCTTTACATCCTGGTGGATGGCGTCGGCACGATCGATATAGATCTGGTCTCGCTCTTTCCGCAAAATACCTGGAAGGGCCGTCCCGGTGGTCTTCGGGCCGACATGGTGCAGGCTCTGGCCGACATCAAGCCGGGTTTCTTACGCTTTCCGGGCGGCTGCATTGTGGAAGGTAGCGAGCTCGACAAGCGTTATCCTTGGAAGGCGACCATCGCGCCGGTGCTGGAGCGCCCGCTGCTGATCAATCGCTGGAACTACGAATTCCTGCACCGCCCGGCCCCAGACTATTACCAGTCCTTTGGCCTTGGATTTTATGAGTATTTCCTGCTCTGCGAGGATATCGGCGCGGCGCCACTGCCGATCATAAATTGCGGCATGGCTTGCCAGTTCAATTCGGGCGAACTGGCCCCGATGAATGAAATCGACCGTTACGTCCAAGACGCGCTCGATCTCGTAGAGTTCGCCAATGGTCCTGTAGAGACCGAATGGGGTGGCAAGCGCGCTGCGATGGGCCATCCCGCGCCCTTCAACCTGACCATGATGGGGATTGGCAACGAGCAGTGGGGCCCGCAATATATCGAGCGCCTGACGGTTTTCTTGAAGGCGTTCCGGGCCAAATATCCCAAGATCCGTTTGATTGCTTCCACCGGCCCGGAACCGGCGGACGAGCGCTTCAAATACCTCTGGCCAAAGCTTAGCGCCCTTGGGGTCGATATCGTCGATGAGCATTGCTATGCGCGTCCGCCATGGTTCTTTGAGAACGCTCACCGCTTTGACAACTATGATCGGAAAGGGCCGAAGGTATTGTTCGGCGAATATGCCGCGCAAAGCGAAAAGCCGGTTAGCCCCAACAATGTGAACGATCTCGAATGCGCGCTGGCTGAAGCCGCGTTCATGACAGGTCTTGAGCGTAACGCCGATGTCGTGGCGATGGCGGCCTATGCACCCTTGTTTGCGCATCGCGAGGCTTGGCAATGGTCGCCCGATCTCATCTGGGTGGACAACCTCAGTCTAGTGCGGACGCCGAACTATTATGTCCAGCAACTTTTCAGCACCAATCGCGGTGATGTGGTGCTGCCCACCAAGCTAAGCGACGCCGGAGATGGCCGTGTTTTTGCCAGCGCGGTGCGCGAGACCAAGAGTGGAGATGTGATCGTGAAGATCGTGCATCCCGGAGAAACCGTCGAGTTCACCACCATTGCCCTGAATGGCGCTTCAGCAGTTCTGGCGAGCACCATCGTGCTGTCGGGCGAGAACTTGGCGGTGCACAACAGCTTCGAGGAGCCTAATGCGGTTGTGCCGCGCCATGCTGCGGTCACGGCGAGCGGGAACTCCGTCGATGTGCGCCTCGAGCCCCGCTCCATGACGGTGTTGCGTATCAAGACGGCCTGA
- a CDS encoding MFS transporter, translated as MKSSKLSLVEKVGFGAGDAAVNIVWSSLAIIITFFYTDVYRLNVAHIALLGLLPRLIDAFADVAMGIFTDGRTTRWGRYRPYLFAFAVPFGVSIMLVFTTPDFSYTGKLIWAYATYILMMLVFTCITIPYISLPAVLTDDPQQRLSANGYRLFFAKGASLLVNTFVPVFAARWGEAHLAQGYQVAMAIMAAAATLMFFFCFFTTTERVVHKSERKPLGEQLRLLASNSQWLCLAGACVTGTIGYVIRGSVGLYYAKYFLGGDAKLQAAFITVGIIGNILAMVASTWLTKAVCKVQVFRWSQIITFALSIAMYLMVGPGAVVPAFVMYFLINFIVDFQAPVFWSLISESVDYGQVKQGKRVAGLAFGGISFCQKMGMSLAAGMVGLLLTYYHYQPDVVQSAATLNGIALMLTVIPGVFHLGMGLLMFRYFITDSYYNTNVRHQVSQETPSQEMS; from the coding sequence ATGAAAAGCTCCAAACTCTCCTTGGTTGAGAAAGTCGGTTTCGGTGCCGGCGATGCGGCGGTGAACATCGTCTGGTCATCGCTCGCCATCATCATCACCTTCTTTTACACCGACGTATATCGTCTCAACGTTGCCCATATCGCCTTGTTGGGCCTCCTGCCGCGGTTGATCGATGCCTTCGCCGATGTGGCTATGGGTATCTTCACCGACGGGCGCACGACGCGCTGGGGTCGCTACCGCCCCTATCTTTTTGCTTTCGCTGTGCCCTTCGGCGTCTCGATCATGCTGGTCTTCACCACGCCGGATTTTTCCTACACCGGCAAATTGATCTGGGCCTATGCCACCTACATTTTGATGATGCTCGTTTTCACCTGCATCACTATTCCATATATATCGCTGCCCGCGGTGCTGACCGATGATCCGCAGCAACGGCTCTCGGCCAATGGCTATCGCCTGTTCTTTGCCAAGGGCGCGTCTCTCCTGGTCAACACCTTCGTACCGGTTTTTGCAGCGCGCTGGGGAGAAGCCCATCTTGCCCAAGGCTATCAGGTCGCGATGGCGATCATGGCTGCGGCGGCAACCCTGATGTTCTTTTTCTGCTTCTTTACCACCACCGAGCGCGTGGTACACAAAAGCGAGCGCAAGCCTCTCGGCGAGCAGTTGAGGCTACTCGCCAGCAACAGCCAATGGCTGTGTCTCGCCGGGGCCTGTGTCACTGGCACGATTGGTTATGTCATCCGCGGCTCGGTCGGGCTCTATTACGCTAAATATTTTCTCGGTGGCGATGCCAAGCTCCAAGCCGCGTTCATCACGGTCGGTATTATCGGCAATATCCTTGCCATGGTGGCGTCCACTTGGCTGACCAAGGCTGTGTGCAAGGTTCAGGTCTTCCGCTGGTCTCAGATCATCACCTTCGCGTTAAGTATCGCGATGTATCTGATGGTTGGGCCTGGGGCGGTGGTCCCGGCCTTTGTGATGTATTTCCTGATCAACTTCATCGTCGATTTCCAGGCACCGGTATTCTGGTCGCTAATTTCGGAGAGCGTTGATTACGGGCAAGTGAAGCAAGGCAAACGGGTAGCCGGGTTGGCTTTTGGCGGGATTTCCTTCTGCCAAAAGATGGGTATGAGCCTCGCGGCGGGTATGGTCGGCCTGCTTCTGACCTACTATCATTATCAGCCTGATGTGGTGCAAAGTGCCGCTACGCTGAACGGAATCGCGCTTATGCTAACGGTCATTCCCGGTGTATTTCACCTCGGCATGGGGCTTTTGATGTTCCGCTATTTCATCACAGACAGCTACTACAACACCAACGTCCGCCACCAAGTCAGCCAAGAAACGCCCAGCCAGGAAATGTCATGA
- a CDS encoding family 43 glycosylhydrolase: MSVNNTLAIIVVMFLGGISSAAALPEVDIHDPALIKDGKRLYLYSTGPGITFYSSNDRVHWSGQGRVFAGEPVWARSVSASFNGHVWAPDVSYAGGKYYLYYTVSGFGKNDSAIGVAVNKTLDPASPDYRWEDKGIVLRSVAGRDDWNAIDANVIDDASGTPWMAFGSFWSGIKLVKLNPDRIHVAEPQEWHSIAARPRGGADARAPGDGAVEGPFLYRKGDFYYLFVSTGYCCRGKASTYRVAVGRSKTITGPYLDKDGVDMVKGGGTPLLSENPKWAGWGGQGVYNLDGKDVVVMHAYEAADNNFHRLKILPISWDATGWPAVDGAALDRFHTTLKN; encoded by the coding sequence ATGAGCGTAAACAACACCCTCGCCATCATCGTTGTGATGTTTCTGGGCGGCATTTCCTCCGCAGCGGCCTTGCCCGAGGTCGATATTCACGATCCCGCGCTCATCAAGGATGGCAAACGTCTTTATCTTTACAGCACGGGGCCTGGCATTACGTTTTACAGCTCAAATGATCGTGTCCATTGGAGCGGGCAGGGGCGGGTCTTTGCTGGCGAGCCGGTTTGGGCGCGCAGTGTTTCCGCCTCGTTCAACGGTCATGTCTGGGCCCCTGATGTCAGCTATGCGGGCGGCAAATACTACCTCTATTATACGGTTTCCGGCTTTGGAAAAAATGACTCCGCCATTGGCGTAGCAGTCAATAAGACGCTCGACCCTGCGTCGCCGGATTACAGATGGGAAGATAAAGGCATCGTCCTGCGCTCTGTTGCCGGTCGCGATGACTGGAATGCGATTGATGCCAATGTCATCGACGATGCAAGCGGCACGCCTTGGATGGCGTTTGGCTCCTTCTGGTCCGGCATCAAGCTTGTGAAGCTCAATCCCGATCGCATACACGTAGCCGAGCCCCAGGAATGGCACAGCATCGCGGCGCGGCCGCGCGGTGGTGCTGATGCGAGAGCGCCGGGCGATGGTGCCGTGGAAGGCCCGTTTCTCTATCGCAAGGGCGATTTCTACTACCTTTTTGTCTCGACCGGATATTGCTGCCGCGGCAAGGCCTCGACCTATCGTGTCGCTGTCGGGCGCTCCAAAACAATCACCGGGCCTTATCTCGATAAGGATGGCGTCGACATGGTCAAGGGTGGCGGCACACCGCTTCTCTCCGAAAATCCCAAATGGGCCGGATGGGGCGGGCAGGGCGTCTATAACCTGGATGGAAAGGATGTTGTTGTGATGCATGCCTATGAGGCGGCCGACAACAACTTTCATCGCCTGAAGATACTTCCCATTTCCTGGGATGCCACCGGCTGGCCAGCGGTCGATGGGGCCGCCCTAGATCGCTTTCACACCACGCTCAAGAATTGA